DNA from bacterium:
ATAGCAGTTTCATTTACAGAGATGCCATGATCGAATTCCATATCCGAAAGAATAAGAACCACATTAGGCATATCATCCTGCGAGGCACCGCTGCGCTTTGCGTGCGTGAGAATGGCATCAAAGGTACGGTAAAGATCCGTATTCATGCCCCAGTCAGTCTTAGCTACAGAATGCACACGCTCGGAGAGGGTTGCTCCTGCCACAGACTGCATGGCGGGCTTTTCCGAGAAGGTAACAAAATGATTCTTAAAAGGACCATTGTTACGCTCTGCAATGTAAAGGCCAAGAGCAACAGATACCTGAATCGGAGAAAGGGTCGAATTGTAACCAGAGTACATAGATCCAGAGGTATCCACAACAGGTAGAATCCGGTAAGGATTATTCATCAGCCAGTTAGGCAGAGCATCCCATTGTGCCTCGGAGACAGGCGGAATCTGGCGCTGCTCGTATTCGGAAATGTAACCTCCGATAATCTCATGCGGATAAATAGCTCCAGCATTTACCTTCTGCTCTCCGGCCTGAAGGCCCTCTTCATACTCCGCCCAACGAGCCTCAGAGTGACGCTTAAAAGCATCCTTGTAAATGTTCATGGCCTGAGAGGGTACGTGTCCGTACTCAATGCTATCCCAATCACCGGAACACATCTGGCTCTCAACAACCTTCGTAAGAGAGCTAAGCAGCTTGCGGTAAGCCTTCGGAGAAAGATCCATGCTCTTGCGAATCTTGGCCGCAATTGCACCCTTAGAGGACTTTTCACGCGGCATCCACTTTGCACA
Protein-coding regions in this window:
- a CDS encoding DUF2828 family protein, translated to MPREKSSKGAIAAKIRKSMDLSPKAYRKLLSSLTKVVESQMCSGDWDSIEYGHVPSQAMNIYKDAFKRHSEARWAEYEEGLQAGEQKVNAGAIYPHEIIGGYISEYEQRQIPPVSEAQWDALPNWLMNNPYRILPVVDTSGSMYSGYNSTLSPIQVSVALGLYIAERNNGPFKNHFVTFSEKPAMQSVAGATLSERVHSVAKTDWGMNTDLYRTFDAILTHAKRSGASQDDMPNVVLILSDMEFDHGISVNETAMEQVRVLYSKAGYEVPKIVYWNLNARLGNIPVGYREDGTALVSGFSPAIMKSILTGEDFSPEGIMLETIGSERYAQIA